In Augochlora pura isolate Apur16 chromosome 3, APUR_v2.2.1, whole genome shotgun sequence, the sequence GAATAGCCTCCTTGCTCGCGGCACTCTGTTACGCGGAATTCGGGGCACGGGTTCCGAAGGCTGGCAGCGCGTACGTTTACACCTACGTCTCCATCGGGGAGTTCTGGGCATTCGTCATCGGTTGGAACATCATCCTGGAGCACATGATCGGTAAGGTCTCGCGACTCGTCGCTAGCATAATCAATTCTCCCTAACTGTCCCTGTAGATGCCTGGTTATATTATCCTTGCGTTATTCCGACGCCTACGCGCGTTACTCCTACGCCTATGCTAATAATAgctcataatattataacataacttttcaaattttaacattttactatcgaatattgttttaacatattgctgctgattttctgattaaaatcgGACCAAAAGCGGCTTTGTTTGGACAGATATTTCTCATTACAccaagtaatataataaatatggtaTGAAATATGTGGTGTTTGGTCTGATTTTAATTGGTAGAGTCCCGCGAATAtgtggaaataaattttcatgtataaaagcgttattatgtatttgtatCAATGCGTCAGGTCTCCCTAAGTTGTTCATTTTCTATTCCAAGCTGCGGAGGACAATTGAGGCGAATCCACCCTATTccaaatatatcgaatatCTCTATTGTCGAATAGGTGCGGCATCCGTGGCTAGAGCTTGGAGCGGATACGTCGACTCGCTGGCAGGGGGATCGATCAGCAATTACACCCGGCAGGCGATGCACGGCTACACCATGGGAGAGCCGCTGGGCAATTTCCCCGATTTCCTGGCCGGCGCCTTGTGCCTGGCTTATGCCATGCTGCTCGCGCTGGGCGTCAAGTGTTCGGCGACGGTGAACTCTCTGCTTACTATAGTGAATCTCTGTGTGATGGCACTGGTGATCGGTTTGGGGATCACGTACGCGAACTTTTCGAACTGGAGCAACGAGAACGGAGGATTTCTGCCGTTCGGTTTCAGCGGTGTACTAGCAGGTACAGACTATCGTGAGAATTGCTCGCTGATCGAATTTCTAATGGCTTTACGGCGATCCGATCAGGGGCGGCAACGTGTTTCTACGCGTTCGTGGGCTTCGACTCGATCGCGACTTCTGGCGAAGAGGCGCGTGATCCCAGCTACAGCATACCACGGGCAACCATGATCTCGATGGCTATCGTCACCATCGGATACGTGATGGTCGGTGCCGCTCTGACTTTGGTAGTACCTTACTGGAATATAAATCCAACAGCAGCTTTGCCCGAAGCTTTCGCGTCCAGAGGAATCCCCTATGCGAAATACGTGATAAGGTAACAGTCCGCCAATCCCTAGTGCCTACCAATACTTTAATCCTTTGAAGGCGGCATATACCACCGCGTAGAGTGTAGTCCGTTGACCCGTCGATAGTATTCAcctaaaagaaaataaatttagcgCACGGAAAATTTCTAAAGCCACTGTGCAGTATTGTGCAATCAAATTGGACACATATGTGCCCGTCGCTCTCAAAGGCTTAACCGATTACCTTTTCTGGAACAATAATTTCACGCGACATGTCTTGATGTCTAGTGTCGGGGCTCTGTGCGGAATGACGACCACTCTATTCGGGTCTCTGTTCTCCCTGCCCCGCACCATGTACGCCATGGCGAACGACGGCTTGCTGTTCGACTTCTTGGGGCACATAAGCGAACGCACGCAGGTTCCGGTTCTCAACCTGGCCATCAGCGGCTTCTTCAGCGCCTTGATCGCATTGCTGTTCGATCTTCAACACCTGGTCGAGTTCATGTCCATAGGAACCTTCTTGGCGTACACCATCGTTTCAGCTAGCGTGATCATACTGAGGTACCGACCGGAGAAAAAAACACCCCCGGCTTCGAACGCCGGCACTCCGAGCAGCTTGGCATCGCCGCCCACGGAGAGCGCCGATTCGAACAGCGATTGCAACAGCGTTACATCCGCGGAGTCTGAAGTAAGTCTGATGACCGGTGATCTTGTAACTTAGTAACTTTGGAATAATATTACCGATTACCTTTCCATTTTGTTACAGCTGCTATGCTCCGGCGAAGGTGCTGGAAAACTGAAACCGCGGTACAGGTGGTTGGTTCACGTTTTGGGAAACTGCAAGCCTGGGAACGCGGTGGACGGCTGCGTAATGATCTATACGATCGGATGCGTTGCTCTTTCCGCGTTGATCGTTTTGATCACTCAAACGTGCACCACGTCATGGAGCGTTAGGGACTACCTGGTCGTGACGAGCGTCGTTCTGCTGCTAATCGGAAGCAAGTATTCCGTCGAAGCAAAATCCGTTCGCCAACTAATTTGCAGAGTTGGTGgataatagatttttgaaatagtaacTAGACTAAAAATATCTTCTCATGTGACAGTAATTTCTTTGCCAAATTCTGTATTGCAGGAGacgacaaaaatatttatagtctatTTGCTATTTCAAACATCTACTTTTCCTCAGCCCTGCTAATTTGCAACGAATCCTTTTCGCAGCTTTGCTGATTATCGGCGCGCATCAACAGAATGAGAGTACAGGTAAATTCCGAGTGCCCATGGTGCCTTTGGTCCCAGGATTGAGTATCCTCTTCAACATCGGTTTGATGATCCACCTGTCTCTTCTGACCTGGCTACGGTTCCTCGTGTGGATGATAGCCGGTAAATCGATCGAATACGTTGCGGAAAGCGTACCGTCAACGTTCATCGAATAGTAGTGACTCGTAATTTCTGCTTCGTAGGGATGCTGATCTACTTCCTCTACGGAATTCACTACAGCAAAGAGTCAACCAGCCCGAATTCTTATTCGATTCTGATGGCGACCTCGGAAGCCGGAAGGGGAGCCAGATGGGGCGCGACATTGCGCGTCAATCAGAAAACCGATAAGTTTCCGATTATAAACGACGACGATTTGGTTCGCTAGTAGCCCGTAGCTAATTTATCGGAACCGTGCAACGTATAAAGCGTAACGATACGTCGGTCGGTGGCGTGAAATACGAGCATCGTTTTCTTTGtcagaatttcaaaatacgtTGATAcgaagcggagagagagatgggCCGAGAGATTCGCGCGTCGATGGATCTTCGTATATTCgaacacatacacacacacgtacaccTGTATCTCACGTTGCCCTCACGAATTAATCGGTTTAACATTGTGCAAGTTACATCGTAATCGACCAGCTACGTTGATCGTCTTTACCTCGATTAGAGCTAGACCGAGACAATTAGCTAGTTAGCTTAGGTTTCGTTACGCACAAATTTCTACGTTCTTCGTTTGATCGTATATTGTACGAGCGGGCCGGCTTCCGCGCTGATCGCGTATATTTAGTTCGATATTTTCGTACgtaagtaaaaatgaaagtttacGAGACAATACATACGTATAGTACAATAGCGGAGTTGAGACGATTCCAATTGCATTACGTTGCGATCGAACTCTTTGACGAACCTCTTTGGACCGTTCTCGGTCAGAAAATGTCCAGTAATCGGGGAAAGAAAAAAGGTACAGATATATGTGTACACACGCGTACGTAATAATCGCGACGTTATCGACAATGACAATACAAAATGACTTTCATATCGATCGAGACCGTCGATTATTGGGCATTTTCGTTGTTTCAGCACAAGAGAAAGTATACAGATACGACTAGCTGAGGGAGTGTTTACGAGACTTACGATTAAACGGAGGACACCGTTGCGAGATCGTGACCACATCGTACAAATGTTTAACGCCCGGCGATCACGCGTTTTTACGCGGGCGGGAGAATTATTGTTAAGAGTGGATCGCTCGAACGTTCAAcgtaaatagtaataaatacgAGGATCGACTAGTGCGTTCGAAACGATCCACCTTTCGTGTAACGTTCAAAATCCGTTGCGCACAGTCGTAAGCGCAGAAACCATAgagaatttatatgtatatgtgccccaaattttctgaaacgtCTACGCATAGTTTTTTCGGGAGCTTGTGCTGTACGATAGATTACGATGATCGTACAAAATTTCCACGCGTGTGGTAGGCATGCCAGCGTTTATTCGTTGTCGCGCGTCAAGCGCAATTAGCTGCAGCGATTCGATGCGCGTGTTTAAcgattgtataattgtatatacgTAAATACTACGTAGCAGTGGTACGAAAGTTATTGTCAGCGTACCACACACGTATTATCTtctaatagaaaatgtttaccATTGGagaacgaattttattcgccgaTGATAATCCAAACTGCGCGAGTAATCCGTCCCTAATCCAGAAACGCGAGTGATTAACAACAGATTAACGGGGGTCATTAATAATGGGCAATCGCGCGGAAATTTACGAGTAACTTCCGGGTAggagttcgaataaaaaaggtACGCCCGGCGTACAAAAATCGCAGAATCGCCGAATCTTATTCAGAAAACGCGAGTTCGTGGTGTTTGCAACATGTTCGCAAGACTGGTTTTAATCGTGGCGATCTTGGGTTTTGTCTATGTACGAAACATTGAGTGCTGCGAGTCGGAGACTTCAACGAAGTTCGAGGAAGTTCGTTCCATCGAAACCGTAAGTACACGCGCTCTCCGCGGTTTCTAACGTTTCTGTAGCGACGTGTTCATGGTCAAGTTGTATTTCCAACAGATGGAACATGAGAACGCACCACCAACGGAGGATCAGCAACCGATTTACGTCAAACTCCTGCCGCGAAAGGTAACCACACCAGTCACGAGTCATGCGCACGTAGCTGCAACGCATCCGAAAAAGAGGGCGATCAGTGACAAGCGAAAGGAAGATCCGCAACAGATGGATCTACGGCCAGGTTGTTGCGGTTAAGAACAAGTTACAAAGAACGCTTACAAAATAGTACTTAAGTGCACGCGATAGATATCTTTTACTCCGATCTGTTTGTCTTTCGTTTATCGGATAGCGAAcgctaaataaaataccagTTGTCGCATAAACATAATCTCGacggttttatttttctggTACCGCCGACAAGAGGCGGAAAATTTGTTCTGTACTAGGAGCGAGAAAACAGAGCATCATTGTATTGGAAAACTTTTATTCACGTCACTTAAGTACTTATATAATAGTCTATAGAGTAGTCTTATTCAGTACTGTGATTTGTGAATCGTTCAAAAGGCCAATAAGAAATACCGTAAAATCTGAACAAGTGcataagtaatatattacatatattacaacGTAAATAAGATGATTAACCTTCATGGAAGGATAACACGGTTTCTCGTAATGCACCACGATGCGTCGATGCAGTATTCTACTATTCTACCGCATACTGGGAGTGTGGAGTCATGGAATGTTTGCGGTTCGAACGATGCACCGCGAACGAATTCTCAAAAAGTCGGCGCACCCATCGTAATCATTTCCGGTATGAACGCAGTACTTGCTTTAATGTGACCGTTGTGCCGAAAGTATAATAGAAACTAGTATATCGCGGTAAATcttttgtataaattgaaCCTGGAATATTCGTCGCATGTTGCTTGTACAAAATTTCTAGTACGTACTAATGACACTCTATGCTTCTCGAACGAAAAAGCCTGAACATGAACAAAATACGGGTCCGGAACGGGCCGTACAGTTAATTTTCCAGTTGCGCTAAAAAGATTGGAACACTTGTTAAATGTGCGGGAAATGATCCGAACGCGGAATCGATTACGCGCAAGCGTAAATGAATGAGTTCATACAACCTCCTAATGTAACTGCAGGTACCGTGGCGACAACCTTTGACGTCGATTCAATACTGTTATCTGGTCTGCCTCGAAAGAATAGCTTTCCAAGCAGACATTGGTCTCGCTTGCAAGGTCTCGATTTTCCGTCGACCCCACCTGAGCCAAACCAACCCgataattaaacataaaatgcTTTCGATGTAATAGCCATCGAGCTTCATATTACAGACGCCGTTGTGCGTGTTCGCGCAATGCTGAAAATCAAAATGCATAGATACATACTTAGATACACCTAAGTAGGATGGTATTAAGCATTATCGAATCAAGCAACAAACCTCTCTCTCCGAAATTGTGCTACAGTCGTTCGAAGGATTGGTGCTGCATTGCCGCAACGTTAACGGATCGACGAACCAAAGAGCTGCTGTTGCTGGCCAGTTGCCTCCCAGGTTGTGCATGGTGTTCAGTAACGTCATATATGTACCACCAACCGCGGGGTCGCTAATTTTCGCGAAGAACGCCATGGATGCAACGAACATGCTACTGGTAAAAACCTAAGACGAAAAGAACCAACATttaatacagtaattatttcCTCTTGACTCCTTTACCCTAAGTCGTATGGTTTTTATACCTGATGGGCAAGGTAGACAGCCACCAGGGCAACGAAATAGTATGCCGGAACGTGTCCACCTGTTATTACGTACGGTGTTACCCATACTAAAAATGCGGCTACCAGTCCGAAAGCTaatctacaaaattaattacaaatacgtATTAAGGATTCTCTTGATCTCTTTGTATCTGTTATCGTTCCTGTTATACCTGTAGGGCATTGCCTTTATGTAGACGTCCATCGGTTTCGGACCAGCAGTGTATTTCGAAATTGCTAACGGCAACAGTATCTGAAGTGGTATCAATGGTACTGCCATGAGGGCGATCTTTTCTTTCGGAATACCGGCTTCTACCAGTTTCAAACCTGTGACCGCGTCGCAGGCGGAGAATCCTATCTATAATCAcagataatttcattttatctctAATTCTGTGATAACCGAGCATGCGACGCTCAGcgtattgcataaaaatatacatatctGCTAACCTTGGCTGTTAACAAAAGCACAATTATCATCTTTATGGATGGTAATTTCACGATGTTCCAAAGCGATTGGTAAGCGCGCTTGATATTTGTACTTAGTTCTTCGTTTTTATGCACTTTCTCTACTCCCTCGTGCTTGAACAACGCAATCAAGGTAGTTGCAATTACGAAAACCCAGCCCCAAAAACGAATAAATCCTGCGACAGAAAACGAGATATAATTGTTTCCCGACCGAATGCCGGTCCTGGGAACATTCCTTACCGGACAGGGTCAAAATGCCCTCGTCAGACGGAGTAGATCTTAGGTAGCTATTACAGAATTCAGCGGACTCCAACGCCATGAAAAGCACGTATCCGATAAAATAACCAGCCGTTTGTCCCACGCTATTACACGTGGAAGCGTAACCCACATTGCACCTTGAGATAGAAACAAGAATGTAGTCTGTAGCAATATCTTCACGcgataataatactaattaatcGATTCAATGCCTGTACCTTTTCAACATTGTTAAGGCCCAACCGTCCACCACTATATCTTGAGTCGCAGCAAGGACATTAGACATGAAAAACACTATGGTCAACATTCCTATGTTAGGCTTAATGTTGCCGTCACCCAACCACAGATCTATATGGCGAGACAATAGCAGCATAAAAAATCCCATCAAGTATTGAGTGGGAATCAACCATGTTTTCCGTCTGCCAAATTTCCTACAGAATATAGAATCCACTATTGGAGCCCACAGCAGTTTCAACGAGAAAGGCCACTGAACAAAACTGAATTCAGCCTAGGGacaaataaatactgtatCATCTTGTTATATGAAAGACAAGTAATGACAATCGATTACCTGTTGGCGATAAGAAACATCTCTGTTTTGGAGTAGCATAGGAATAGAGCCGCACAGACCCAAGGGTATACCTTGCAGAaggtataaaaaaaaaagtattacaatGTTTTTCTCGTCACCCCGTAAATCCGAAGGCTCTTGCACGTGATAGGACTCCGAAAAACCGTCGTCCCCGCTCTCGTCCTTCGACATCTTTCTTCGGGTACCCATA encodes:
- the LOC144468096 gene encoding cationic amino acid transporter 4; the encoded protein is MPSVRRMILGHVMSDLCTKMNRTKKLDGDLLETPMKRCLSTFDITLLGVGHMVGAGIYVLTGAVAHNTAGPGVILSFLLAGIASLLAALCYAEFGARVPKAGSAYVYTYVSIGEFWAFVIGWNIILEHMIGAASVARAWSGYVDSLAGGSISNYTRQAMHGYTMGEPLGNFPDFLAGALCLAYAMLLALGVKCSATVNSLLTIVNLCVMALVIGLGITYANFSNWSNENGGFLPFGFSGVLAGAATCFYAFVGFDSIATSGEEARDPSYSIPRATMISMAIVTIGYVMVGAALTLVVPYWNINPTAALPEAFASRGIPYAKYVISVGALCGMTTTLFGSLFSLPRTMYAMANDGLLFDFLGHISERTQVPVLNLAISGFFSALIALLFDLQHLVEFMSIGTFLAYTIVSASVIILRYRPEKKTPPASNAGTPSSLASPPTESADSNSDCNSVTSAESELLCSGEGAGKLKPRYRWLVHVLGNCKPGNAVDGCVMIYTIGCVALSALIVLITQTCTTSWSVRDYLVVTSVVLLLIGTLLIIGAHQQNESTGKFRVPMVPLVPGLSILFNIGLMIHLSLLTWLRFLVWMIAGMLIYFLYGIHYSKESTSPNSYSILMATSEAGRGARWGATLRVNQKTDKFPIINDDDLVR
- the LOC144468098 gene encoding uncharacterized protein LOC144468098, yielding MFARLVLIVAILGFVYVRNIECCESETSTKFEEVRSIETMEHENAPPTEDQQPIYVKLLPRKVTTPVTSHAHVAATHPKKRAISDKRKEDPQQMDLRPGCCG
- the LOC144468097 gene encoding acetyl-coenzyme A transporter 1 translates to MGTRRKMSKDESGDDGFSESYHVQEPSDLRGDEKNIVILFFLYLLQGIPLGLCGSIPMLLQNRDVSYRQQAEFSFVQWPFSLKLLWAPIVDSIFCRKFGRRKTWLIPTQYLMGFFMLLLSRHIDLWLGDGNIKPNIGMLTIVFFMSNVLAATQDIVVDGWALTMLKRCNVGYASTCNSVGQTAGYFIGYVLFMALESAEFCNSYLRSTPSDEGILTLSGFIRFWGWVFVIATTLIALFKHEGVEKVHKNEELSTNIKRAYQSLWNIVKLPSIKMIIVLLLTAKIGFSACDAVTGLKLVEAGIPKEKIALMAVPLIPLQILLPLAISKYTAGPKPMDVYIKAMPYRLAFGLVAAFLVWVTPYVITGGHVPAYYFVALVAVYLAHQVFTSSMFVASMAFFAKISDPAVGGTYMTLLNTMHNLGGNWPATAALWFVDPLTLRQCSTNPSNDCSTISEREHCANTHNGVCNMKLDGYYIESILCLIIGLVWLRWGRRKIETLQARPMSAWKAILSRQTR